In the genome of Paraburkholderia azotifigens, the window CTTCCGGATGCTCAAGAAGCGCATTTCACGGACGTTACCGAGGACAGTACTTTCAAGCGAGGATCGAACGTGGAAACAGTCAACCCCGAACTCATTGCGCGGCTCGTGCGGATCAATCCTGTCGTCATCGTCAACGGCGAGACGTCGCGCTCGCTGCGCTATCACGGCAAGCGCAACGTGCGCGCGCTGATGGGCTTTCTCGGCATGTATCGCGAGATGCGCGCACTCGTCTACAGTCATTCGGCGAGCGGCCGGCAGATGTGGCTTGACGTGCAGACAGGACGCGTGTCGCAACTGCCCGTGCGGCTGCCGAACTGAGGGCGCTGCGGTTTGTGTGCGAAAGAGGCTCCGGCGGGCCTCTTCGCGACGCATAACCTGATGTCATCGCACCGCGAAAATAAAGCGCATTGACGCGGATGTATCGGCCGCCAATACTCGACGCAGAGCAAACGTGGCCGCACCATGACCAATCGACCGGAACACATCCAGACCTTCATTCGTATTGCGGAGAACCTCTTCCAGTCCGACCGGCTCCCGGCAGGGGGAAGGCTCGTGGCGTCGCGGGTTTTCGAGCGGCTTCGGACCCCGTCCGACGACGGGAAGCGACATCGCGTCCGCTATCCCGCATGCGAGTGGCTCGATGCTGCGTTGGCGCCCGTCCTGAACGAGCCGACGCAGATCGGCGCGGCGGCACGCACGATCAGACTGCTCGAACCCGACCTGGGATGGTCGCGCCGCACGTCGGGCTCGCAGGGCAGCGAGAACTATATCGAAGGGCACGTGCACGGCATGATTTGCGGGCCGGGTGGCGCAGAAAGCCGCTACGACGTGCAGCTCGGCTTTTCCGTCATGGCGCCCAACGTTCGATACCCGGACCACAGCCATCCCCCGGAAGAAGCGTATGTGCTCTTCACTGCGGGCGACTTCCGCCAGCGAGACGGCGACTGGTTCGACCCCGGGATCGGCGGCGGCATCCACAATCCGCCCTCCAGCCCGCATGCGATGCGGTCTGGCCCGGTTCCTTTCCTCGCGGTCTGGTGTCTGCTGGTCTGATCCGATCGCAGCAGGAACGGGAAACATCCCTCCGCGAAACCGCAAATCCCGATTGGCAAGCCGCCGCAACGTCAGCCGCCCGCCCTCTTGATGGCGCGCCTGCCAGAGAAAACGATTAACTTCCTTAACGCATTTTCGGCATTCCATAGCGCGCCGTCACGGCGGATGTAGCGAAAACACGGACTAGCCAAGCGGCCTCAAACCTTCTATTCTTAGAAAAACGTTTTCCAAACGTGACGGAATCATGCCCGCGCCAGCCCGACCGACCGCGCGACGCATCCCGCCCCGGCGCTCGTCGCCGGTTATGAAAAGACCGCGGCGCGACGAGCGATGCCGCGAATGGAGACATACATGCAATCTGCCGTCGTCGGCGTGGTGCGCACCGCCAGCCGCTTCCGCTGGACCGTCTGTGCGCTACTTTTCTTCGCCACCGTCATCAACTACATGGACCGGCAGATTCTCGGTCTGCTCGCGCCGCTGCTCCAGCACGAAATCGGCTGGACGCAGGTGCAGTACGGCCGCATCGTGATCGCGTTCTCCGCGTTTTACGCGATCGGCCTGCTTTGCTTCGGACGCATCGTCGACTGGCTCGGAACGCGCATTTCGTACGCGGGCGCCATGCTCATCTGGAGCATCGCCGCGATGCTGCACGCGGCCGTCGGCTCGGTGATGGGCTTCGCGGCCGTGCGCGCGCTGCTCGGCATCGGCGAAGGCGGCAATTTCCCCGCCGCCATCAAGACCACGGCCGAATGGTTTCCGCGCCGCGAGCGCGCGCTCGCGACGGGCATCTTCAACTCCGGCGCGAACATCGGCGCGGTGTTCGCACCCGCGATCATTCCCGCGATTGCCGTGATGTACGGCTGGCGCGCGGCGTTCGTCATCATCGGCGCGATCGGCATCGTGTGGCTGGCCGTGTGGCTCGTGGTCTACCGCCCCAATGACGGCAGCGCGCGAGACGAAGCGTTCGACGAACCGCGCGACGAAGTTGAAGCGCTCGACGCCCGCCACGCCAACGCCCGCGCACCCGGCTGGGGCGAACTGATCAGGAAGCGCGAAACGTGGGCGTTCCTGATCGGCAAGTTCCTGACCGACCCTGTGTGGTGGTTCTACCTGTTCTGGCTCCCGAAGTGGCTCAACGAATCGCGCGGCATGGACATGCAGCACATCGGTTTGCCGCTGGTCGTCATCTACGCGATCACGACGGTGGGCAGCATCGGCGGTGGCTGGATCTCGTCGACGCTGCTGCGCAAGGGCTGGACCGTGAATGCCGCGCGCAAGACGGCGATGCTGATCTGCGCGTGCTGCGTGCTGCCCATCGCGTTCGTGTCGCAAGTCGATAGCCTGTGGATGGCCGTTGGCATCGTCGGTCTGGCAGCGGCTGCGCACCAGGGCTGGTCGGCGAATCTGTTCACGACGGCATCCGACCTCTTCCCGCGCCGCGCACTGGGCGCCGTGGTCGGCATCGGCGGGATGGCGGGCTCGATCGGCGGCGTGCTGTTCTCGGAAGTGATCGGCCAGGTGCTGCAGCGCACGGGTCACTACTGGGTGCTGTTCGCGATCGGCGCGCTCGCCTATCTGCTCGCACTCGCGATCATGCACATGCTGACACCGCGCATGTCGCCCGCGAAGCTCGATGCGTAAGCACGCATGGCGCGCCGCCTCGCGCGGCGCGCGTGCCGCAGCACAGCGCGCGAGCGGAGCGTCAGCCCACAGCAGCCGTCGATTCGCGCACGATCAGCCGCGGCTCGAACATCGAATGCTCGGCTTCCGTATGACCCGCCAGTCCATCGATGAGCTTCTGCATTGCCAGCTCGCCCATCTTCTCGCTCTGGATATCGACGGTCGTCAAAGCGGGCGCGGCGTACTCGCCATACGGCACGTTGTCGACACCCGTGACGGACACGTCGCGCGGCAGCTTGAAGCCAAGCGATGCCGCTTCCTTCATGAAGCCGAGCGCGATCAGGTCGTTGTAGCAGATCACGGCCTGCGGCCGCTGCGGCCCGAGCATCAAGCGCGAGCACGCCTGCTCGCCCGCTTTCGCGGTCGGAGCATGCGCATCGTGCACGTCGAGCGTGAGCCCCGCTTCGTCGAGACACTCGCGCACGCCGCGAATACGCTCGTCGTTGATACGCGCCTGGCCGAAGCCGAGATAGGCGATGTGCCGGTGCCCGAGATTCAGCAGATGGCGCGCGAGCATGTAGGTCGCGAGCCGGTTGTCGATGCCGACGCTCGGAATCGGCAGGCCCGGACTGCGACGCAACAGCACGAGCGGCTTGTTGAGTTCGAGCATCCACTGCGATTCTTCGTCGGGCATGCGCGAACTGACGATCAAACCGTCGACGCGTTGCGCGAGCGCTTCGATCAGCGAACGCTCGCGCGCCTGGTTCTCTTCTGTATCGACGAGCAGCAGCGTGTAGTCGTGCTGAAGCGCGACGCGGTTCGCGCCCTTCACGACATTCGTGAAGTGCGGATTGCTGATGTCGAGAATCGCGAGACCGATGGCGCGCGTGCGGCCCGTGATCATCGAGCGCGCGAGCGGGTTCGAACGATAGCCGAGCCGCTCGATCGCTTCCTTGAGCCGCGCTTCGACGGCAGGAGAGAACCGCTGCGCGCCGTTGATGTACTTGGACACGGTGGCGACGGACACACCCGCCTCGACGGCCACGTCGCGAATCGTCGGGGAAACTTTTTTCATGCGAGGGTAACGTTTTCGTTCGTCTTGCACGATTGTCGCAGAAAACGCCTCGTCCGGAACCCGTGCGTATCCCAATGGGATGGCGCGATTGACGCCTTCCCCGCATCCCCTTTATAGTTGGAAAACGTTTTCCTGAATATTTCGAAGGATCATCCATGAACGAGACATCTGCTGTGCCGCGCAAGCCGTTCCGTCGTCTGCTGCTGACGGGCGCGGGCGGCAACCTGGGCCGCCAGTTGCGCGACGCGCTGGCCGCATGGGCCGACATCGTGCGCGTGAGCGACATTGTCCCTGTGAGCGCCGCGGCCGCGCACGAAGAAGCGAGCGTCGTCGATCTGGCGGATCGCGAAGCCGTGATGCACATGGTCGAAGGCGTCGACGCGATCGTGCATCTGGGCGGCATTTCGATCGACGCGCCGTTCGACGATCTGCTCGAATCCAACATCCGCGGCACGTACAACCTGTACGAAGCGGCGCGCAAACATGGCGTGAAGCGCGTGGTGTTCGCGAGCTCGAATCACGCGATCGGGTTTCATCCCGTCACGGAAGTGCTCGACGCCGATGCGCCGACACGTCCCGACAGCCTGTACGGCGTGACGAAATGCTTCGGCGAGTCGCTGTCGCGTTACTACTTCGATCGCTTCGGCATCGAGACGGTGTGCCTGCGCATCGGCTCATCGTTCGAAGAACCGAAGAATCCGCGCATGCTCGTCACGTACCTGAGCTATCGCGATTTCATCGAACTCGTGCGCTGCTCGCTTTTCACGAACCGTGTCGGACATGCCGTCGTGTATGGCGCGTCGGACAATCCGGTCAAATGGTGGGACAACACGAAAGCGGGCTTTCTCGGCTTCCGTCCGCGCGACAGTTCGGTGCAATTCGCGGAACGCTTCCCTGTCGCGGCGCCGACGCCCGAATACGACGACCCGGCGCAACGCTTCCAGGGCGGCGCATTCGTGCTCGGCGAGCCGATGCAGCGCAAGGCCTGAAGCCCCGTCGTATCAGCGCATGATGCCGTGCAACGCGGCATCCGCAGACACCTGAACGCGCGACGCAGGCACACATCCGCATCGCGCGTCAACCACTAACTCGCTGATCTGATTTATTTTTCTGAGCCGCATTGAATTGC includes:
- a CDS encoding NAD-dependent epimerase/dehydratase family protein, whose protein sequence is MNETSAVPRKPFRRLLLTGAGGNLGRQLRDALAAWADIVRVSDIVPVSAAAAHEEASVVDLADREAVMHMVEGVDAIVHLGGISIDAPFDDLLESNIRGTYNLYEAARKHGVKRVVFASSNHAIGFHPVTEVLDADAPTRPDSLYGVTKCFGESLSRYYFDRFGIETVCLRIGSSFEEPKNPRMLVTYLSYRDFIELVRCSLFTNRVGHAVVYGASDNPVKWWDNTKAGFLGFRPRDSSVQFAERFPVAAPTPEYDDPAQRFQGGAFVLGEPMQRKA
- a CDS encoding MFS transporter; the encoded protein is MQSAVVGVVRTASRFRWTVCALLFFATVINYMDRQILGLLAPLLQHEIGWTQVQYGRIVIAFSAFYAIGLLCFGRIVDWLGTRISYAGAMLIWSIAAMLHAAVGSVMGFAAVRALLGIGEGGNFPAAIKTTAEWFPRRERALATGIFNSGANIGAVFAPAIIPAIAVMYGWRAAFVIIGAIGIVWLAVWLVVYRPNDGSARDEAFDEPRDEVEALDARHANARAPGWGELIRKRETWAFLIGKFLTDPVWWFYLFWLPKWLNESRGMDMQHIGLPLVVIYAITTVGSIGGGWISSTLLRKGWTVNAARKTAMLICACCVLPIAFVSQVDSLWMAVGIVGLAAAAHQGWSANLFTTASDLFPRRALGAVVGIGGMAGSIGGVLFSEVIGQVLQRTGHYWVLFAIGALAYLLALAIMHMLTPRMSPAKLDA
- a CDS encoding dimethylsulfoniopropionate lyase; the protein is MTNRPEHIQTFIRIAENLFQSDRLPAGGRLVASRVFERLRTPSDDGKRHRVRYPACEWLDAALAPVLNEPTQIGAAARTIRLLEPDLGWSRRTSGSQGSENYIEGHVHGMICGPGGAESRYDVQLGFSVMAPNVRYPDHSHPPEEAYVLFTAGDFRQRDGDWFDPGIGGGIHNPPSSPHAMRSGPVPFLAVWCLLV